One Streptomyces sp. NBC_01217 genomic region harbors:
- a CDS encoding C40 family peptidase, with amino-acid sequence MNRRHCAAAAITLVCALTVLAAPVQAFAAPAPPSPSVTQHETKAPKKSLEEVREEIETLYRKAGAATDAYNLAEEQAKKQSGEIVRLARAIVEGQSKIAELRAQAGAQAREQYRTGGLPPGAQLMLSDDPQLFLDGMGRVREGQQAVQSVLGELTRTQQDLETYTQDAGTNWEKLEANRLKQADAKKKINAQIAAAKKLESKLKKEERARLLKLEQEAEYKLQTAWLSSGALKDINREASASGKKAVAFATEQIGKPYVWGAEGPGSYDCSGLTSQAWAAAGRPIPRTSQEQWRLLPHIAIKDMRPGDLIIYHGDASHVGMYIGDGAIIHAPRPGRNVTLAGAGSMQILGVVRPDK; translated from the coding sequence GTGAACCGACGTCACTGTGCCGCAGCCGCGATCACTCTGGTCTGCGCGCTGACCGTGCTCGCCGCGCCGGTCCAGGCTTTCGCCGCGCCCGCACCACCCTCCCCCTCCGTGACACAGCACGAGACGAAGGCACCGAAGAAGAGCCTCGAGGAGGTACGCGAGGAGATCGAGACCCTCTACCGCAAGGCCGGGGCGGCCACCGACGCGTACAACCTCGCCGAAGAGCAAGCCAAGAAGCAGTCCGGCGAGATCGTCAGGCTGGCCCGGGCCATAGTCGAGGGCCAGTCGAAGATCGCAGAGCTCAGGGCCCAGGCGGGCGCCCAGGCCCGCGAGCAGTACCGCACCGGCGGCCTTCCGCCCGGCGCCCAGCTGATGCTGAGCGACGACCCGCAGCTGTTCCTCGACGGCATGGGCCGGGTCAGGGAGGGCCAGCAGGCCGTCCAGAGCGTCCTCGGCGAACTGACCAGAACCCAGCAGGACTTGGAGACGTACACCCAGGACGCCGGCACCAACTGGGAGAAGCTCGAAGCCAACCGCCTCAAGCAGGCCGACGCCAAGAAGAAGATCAACGCGCAGATCGCCGCGGCGAAGAAGCTGGAATCCAAGCTGAAGAAGGAGGAGCGGGCCCGTCTGCTCAAGCTGGAGCAGGAGGCCGAGTACAAGCTGCAGACGGCCTGGCTCAGCTCCGGCGCCCTGAAGGACATCAACCGCGAGGCGAGCGCGAGCGGCAAGAAGGCGGTGGCCTTCGCGACCGAGCAGATCGGAAAGCCGTACGTCTGGGGGGCCGAGGGCCCCGGTTCGTACGACTGCTCGGGGCTGACGTCACAGGCCTGGGCGGCGGCGGGCCGGCCGATCCCGCGCACCTCGCAGGAGCAGTGGCGGCTGCTGCCCCACATCGCCATCAAGGACATGCGCCCCGGCGACCTGATCATCTACCACGGCGACGCCAGCCACGTGGGCATGTACATCGGCGACGGCGCCATCATCCACGCCCCCCGCCCCGGCCGGAACGTCACGCTGGCGGGCGCGGGCTCCATGCAGATCCTGGGAGTGGTCCGCCCGGACAAGTAA
- a CDS encoding class I SAM-dependent methyltransferase — protein MRPIGTATRGTTNPNRLRRMDRWIAAIHGPALRRAVTPVAVDLGYGAAPWTAVELLQRLRTAEPRTAVVGIEIDPERVAAAKPYEREGLTFLHGGFEIPLPERPSLIRAANVLRQYDEGEVAAVWQRLCARLAPGGLLVEGTCDEIGRRHVWVALGPEGPRTVTFATRLASLDRPSDLAERLPKALIHRNVPGEPVHAFLRDFDRAWAAAAPYASLGARQRWIAAVTALSGDWPLTDGVRRWRQGEVTVKWTALQPNR, from the coding sequence ATGCGCCCCATCGGCACCGCGACCCGCGGGACCACCAACCCGAACCGGCTCCGCCGCATGGACCGCTGGATCGCCGCCATCCACGGCCCGGCTCTGCGCCGCGCCGTCACGCCCGTCGCCGTCGACCTCGGGTACGGCGCCGCCCCCTGGACCGCGGTCGAGCTGCTGCAGCGCCTGCGCACCGCCGAGCCGCGCACGGCGGTGGTCGGCATCGAGATCGACCCGGAGCGGGTCGCGGCGGCGAAGCCGTACGAACGCGAGGGCCTCACTTTCCTGCACGGCGGTTTCGAGATCCCGCTCCCCGAGCGCCCCTCGCTCATCAGGGCGGCAAATGTGCTGCGCCAGTACGACGAGGGCGAGGTCGCAGCGGTCTGGCAGCGGCTGTGCGCACGCCTCGCGCCGGGCGGGCTGCTGGTGGAGGGCACCTGCGACGAGATCGGACGCCGGCACGTATGGGTGGCACTCGGCCCCGAGGGCCCGCGCACGGTCACGTTCGCGACCCGGCTCGCCTCGTTGGACCGCCCCTCCGACCTCGCGGAACGCCTCCCCAAGGCGCTGATCCACCGCAATGTGCCGGGCGAACCGGTCCACGCGTTCCTGCGGGACTTCGACCGGGCGTGGGCCGCGGCGGCCCCGTACGCCTCGCTCGGCGCGCGGCAGCGCTGGATCGCGGCGGTGACGGCACTGTCGGGCGACTGGCCGTTGACGGACGGGGTACGGCGGTGGCGTCAGGGCGAAGTCACGGTGAAGTGGACCGCTCTGCAGCCCAACCGGTAG
- the mshA gene encoding D-inositol-3-phosphate glycosyltransferase: MSQYVSRLGSSRVAPRLRFPAAFPGGHRKPRRIAMLSVHTSPLHQPGTGDAGGMNVYIVELAKRLAAINIEVEIFTRSTTGALPPRVELAPGVMVRHVDAGPYEGLAKEELPAQLCAFTHGVMQAWAGQRPGYYDLVHSHYWLSGHVGWLAAQRWGVPLVHAMHTMAKVKNAALAEGDTPEPAARVIGETQIVSAADRLIANTAEEAAELVRFYEADPGSVAVVHPGVNLDRFCPADGRAAARARLGLPKDALIPLFAGRIQPLKAPDVLLRAVAVLLDRDPSLRCRMVVPVVGGPSGSGLAKPEGLQKLAARLGITDVVRFHPPVGQDQLADWFRAASVLVMPSYSESFGLVAIEAQAAGTPVVAAAVGGLPVAVRDGASGFLIPGHDPQAYAQALGRFADAPELVARMGAAAAAHAQGFGWDTAASATADVYTAAMHEHRRRVRSNHG, from the coding sequence GTGAGTCAGTACGTCTCCCGGCTCGGCAGCAGCCGTGTCGCGCCGCGCCTCAGGTTCCCCGCCGCCTTCCCCGGCGGCCACCGCAAGCCCCGCCGCATCGCGATGCTCTCCGTGCACACCTCACCGCTGCACCAGCCGGGTACGGGTGACGCGGGCGGCATGAACGTCTACATCGTCGAACTGGCCAAGCGCCTCGCCGCGATCAACATCGAGGTCGAGATCTTCACCCGGTCCACCACCGGTGCGCTCCCCCCGAGGGTCGAGCTGGCGCCCGGTGTCATGGTCCGGCATGTCGACGCGGGGCCGTACGAAGGTCTGGCCAAGGAGGAGCTGCCCGCCCAGCTCTGTGCCTTCACCCACGGCGTCATGCAGGCATGGGCCGGTCAGCGCCCCGGCTACTACGACCTGGTCCACTCCCACTACTGGCTCTCGGGCCATGTCGGCTGGCTCGCCGCCCAGCGCTGGGGCGTCCCGCTCGTCCACGCCATGCACACCATGGCCAAGGTCAAGAACGCGGCGCTCGCGGAGGGCGACACCCCCGAGCCCGCCGCGCGCGTCATCGGCGAGACCCAGATCGTCAGCGCGGCCGACCGGCTGATCGCGAACACCGCCGAGGAGGCGGCCGAGCTCGTCCGCTTCTACGAGGCCGACCCCGGGTCCGTCGCCGTCGTCCACCCCGGGGTCAACCTCGACCGCTTCTGCCCCGCCGACGGGCGCGCCGCGGCCCGGGCACGCCTCGGACTGCCGAAGGACGCCCTGATTCCGCTCTTCGCCGGCCGCATCCAGCCGCTGAAGGCGCCCGACGTGCTGCTGCGGGCCGTCGCCGTCCTGCTGGACCGCGACCCCTCGCTGCGCTGCCGGATGGTCGTACCGGTCGTCGGCGGCCCGAGCGGCAGCGGGCTCGCCAAGCCGGAGGGGCTGCAGAAGCTGGCGGCGCGGCTGGGCATCACCGATGTCGTACGGTTCCACCCGCCGGTCGGGCAGGACCAGCTCGCCGACTGGTTCCGGGCCGCGTCCGTGTTGGTCATGCCCTCGTACAGCGAGTCCTTCGGCCTGGTCGCCATCGAGGCACAGGCGGCGGGCACCCCGGTCGTCGCCGCGGCCGTGGGCGGTCTCCCGGTCGCGGTACGGGACGGGGCCAGCGGCTTCCTGATACCCGGGCACGACCCGCAGGCGTACGCACAGGCGCTGGGCCGGTTCGCGGACGCGCCGGAACTGGTCGCCCGCATGGGTGCCGCGGCCGCCGCGCACGCCCAGGGCTTCGGCTGGGACACGGCCGCGTCCGCGACCGCCGACGTGTACACGGCCGCGATGCACGAACACCGCCGTCGCGTACGCTCGAACCATGGCTGA
- a CDS encoding YbjN domain-containing protein: MADVDAPQVKLAEQVIEATLKDAGLEWESPEPGSYVVKLPGTRKLSTTCSLRVGKHSLSLNAFVVRHPDENDAAVHRWLLERNLRLFGVSYAIDQLGDIYLVGKLPLSVVTPQELDRLLGTVLEAADGSFNTLLELGFASAIRKEYEWRVSRGESTRNLDAFTHLTQRPAR, encoded by the coding sequence ATGGCTGACGTTGATGCGCCGCAGGTCAAGCTGGCAGAGCAGGTCATCGAGGCGACCCTGAAGGACGCCGGGCTCGAATGGGAGAGCCCCGAACCCGGCAGCTACGTCGTCAAGCTGCCCGGCACGCGCAAGCTGTCCACCACCTGCTCGCTGCGCGTCGGCAAGCACTCGCTCTCCCTCAACGCCTTCGTCGTCCGCCACCCGGACGAGAACGACGCGGCGGTCCACCGCTGGCTGCTGGAGCGCAACCTCCGCCTCTTCGGCGTGAGTTACGCGATCGACCAGCTCGGCGACATCTATCTGGTCGGCAAGCTGCCGCTGTCCGTGGTCACTCCGCAGGAGCTGGACCGGCTGCTCGGCACGGTCCTCGAAGCGGCCGACGGCTCGTTCAACACCCTGCTGGAGCTGGGCTTCGCGAGCGCGATCCGCAAGGAGTACGAGTGGCGGGTGTCGCGCGGCGAGTCCACGCGGAACCTGGACGCGTTCACGCATCTGACCCAGCGGCCCGCCCGGTGA
- a CDS encoding glycosyl hydrolase family 28-related protein: MLAADADMNVVHMHERRLGFMATMGNISRRGLLGSAVAVAAAAATGTVGGGTASAVSRTAEARTAEARTAADTAAGQASAAGVRRATPLWREFAAAPFTHPQVPFIGRAGYRGGSDLPRRTGRGFVADVLHYGAKPDNSADAAPAINRAIAAAGERGGGTVLIPEGTYRIDDIIRIGHSNVVVRGAGSGRTKLYATKNLTELIGVYGSRYGGDKSSWSWAGGLIWLCPKDRWTPLTDAIKAKAWPFEGWTGNKRDEWQTLTTVAPARRGDRSVTVESAKHLKRGQLVLLRLADDADHTLLEHMAGGGPGPEAYYWDDKTKLTSYVPYEWPVRVTSVHGRRITLERPLPLDVRPEWDPRLTTLAAPLTGSGVEGLTLEAVETPQSPHLLDKGYNGVAFQCAYDCWADDITVRHVDNGFGLIGASACTLRRTRVEGRGSHHPYYLREGSHDNLIEDFTIARRTVPAPAGTQLHGINVEGLSSYNVWSRGEMEMGTFDSHRGMPFANVRTDITVNNNGRHGGDASAGPLFGARFTHWNIRVTNGRAGLMRIDGLAPYSATVGVSEVTEFDQIDVPDFTGDLHTRLEAYGTPEAVWPPNLHDAQRALVR, from the coding sequence ATGCTCGCCGCCGACGCAGACATGAACGTCGTTCACATGCATGAAAGGCGGCTCGGTTTCATGGCGACCATGGGGAACATCAGCAGACGTGGGCTGCTCGGCAGCGCGGTAGCCGTCGCCGCGGCGGCGGCCACCGGCACCGTCGGCGGTGGCACGGCATCCGCCGTGAGCCGTACGGCCGAAGCCCGTACGGCCGAAGCCCGTACGGCCGCCGACACCGCGGCCGGGCAGGCGTCCGCGGCCGGGGTCCGGCGCGCCACGCCCCTCTGGCGGGAGTTCGCCGCCGCGCCCTTCACCCACCCGCAGGTCCCGTTCATCGGCCGGGCCGGCTACCGCGGCGGCTCCGACCTGCCCCGCCGCACCGGTCGCGGCTTCGTCGCCGACGTCCTGCACTACGGCGCGAAGCCGGACAACTCCGCCGACGCCGCCCCCGCGATCAACCGTGCCATCGCCGCTGCCGGAGAGCGTGGCGGTGGCACGGTGCTCATCCCCGAAGGCACGTACCGCATCGACGACATCATCCGGATCGGCCACAGCAATGTGGTGGTGCGCGGTGCAGGCAGCGGACGTACGAAGCTGTACGCGACCAAGAACCTCACCGAGCTGATCGGCGTGTACGGCAGCCGCTACGGCGGCGACAAGTCCAGCTGGTCCTGGGCCGGCGGCCTCATCTGGCTCTGCCCGAAGGACCGTTGGACCCCGCTCACCGATGCCATCAAGGCGAAGGCCTGGCCCTTCGAGGGCTGGACCGGCAACAAGCGCGACGAGTGGCAGACACTTACGACGGTCGCACCCGCCCGCCGCGGCGACCGGTCGGTCACCGTCGAGTCGGCGAAGCACCTGAAGCGCGGCCAGCTCGTCCTGCTCCGCCTCGCCGACGACGCCGACCACACCCTCCTGGAGCACATGGCGGGCGGCGGCCCCGGCCCCGAGGCGTACTACTGGGACGACAAGACCAAGCTGACCTCGTACGTCCCCTACGAGTGGCCGGTCCGTGTCACCTCCGTACACGGCCGCAGGATCACGCTGGAGCGCCCGCTTCCGCTCGATGTACGGCCCGAGTGGGACCCGCGTCTGACCACGCTCGCCGCGCCGCTCACCGGTTCCGGCGTGGAGGGGCTCACCCTCGAAGCGGTCGAGACCCCGCAGTCGCCGCATCTGCTCGACAAGGGGTACAACGGGGTCGCGTTCCAGTGCGCGTACGACTGCTGGGCGGACGACATCACCGTCCGCCACGTCGACAACGGCTTCGGGCTGATCGGCGCGTCCGCCTGCACCCTGCGCCGCACACGGGTCGAGGGCCGCGGCTCCCACCACCCGTACTACCTCCGCGAGGGCTCGCACGACAACCTGATCGAGGACTTCACCATCGCTCGGCGCACCGTTCCGGCGCCCGCGGGGACGCAGCTGCACGGCATCAACGTCGAGGGGCTGTCCAGCTACAACGTCTGGTCGCGCGGCGAGATGGAGATGGGGACGTTCGACTCGCACCGCGGGATGCCGTTCGCCAATGTCCGTACCGACATCACGGTGAACAACAATGGCCGGCACGGCGGCGACGCGAGCGCGGGACCGCTCTTCGGCGCCCGCTTCACGCACTGGAACATCCGGGTCACCAACGGGCGGGCCGGCCTGATGCGGATCGACGGGCTGGCCCCGTACAGCGCGACGGTCGGCGTCAGCGAGGTGACGGAGTTCGACCAGATCGACGTCCCGGACTTCACCGGCGACCTGCACACGCGGCTGGAGGCGTACGGCACACCGGAAGCGGTGTGGCCGCCGAACCTGCACGACGCACAGCGCGCGCTGGTGCGCTGA
- a CDS encoding phosphotransferase family protein, translating into METGGSTDATLAVLRAVGVAEDRIAAIAPLAGGTFNTVTRVTLTDGDGDWVVKTPPPATAKTLMSYERDLLVNEVEFYVRAGGSTTAVPRVLHSELAPDAPTGPYVIMSACPGRPWYDFISGAADRTLSAAEERRLRSELGRIVAGLHSVTGPGGFGYPAQALGPLAPTWRQAFTAMTNAVLADADTYSARLPRPTDRIRALLAAASPVLDDVIRPALVHFDLWQGNLLVDGEPGARTIGGIIDGERMFWGDPAADFVSLALLGDVEKDEDLLAGYASSAADGAVVFDSSLRLRLALYRCYLYLIMLVETVPRRSPAETRQWVWREVGPQLESALVDVESALRTRE; encoded by the coding sequence ATGGAGACAGGTGGATCAACCGACGCAACCCTGGCCGTTCTCCGTGCTGTTGGCGTGGCGGAGGACCGGATCGCCGCAATCGCGCCTCTCGCCGGAGGCACGTTCAACACCGTCACCCGGGTGACCCTCACCGACGGCGACGGCGACTGGGTGGTGAAGACACCGCCGCCCGCGACCGCCAAAACGCTGATGAGTTACGAGCGCGATCTGCTGGTCAACGAGGTGGAGTTCTATGTCCGTGCAGGCGGCTCGACGACGGCGGTCCCCCGCGTACTGCACAGCGAACTCGCCCCCGACGCCCCGACCGGCCCGTACGTGATCATGTCGGCGTGTCCGGGGCGGCCCTGGTACGACTTCATATCCGGCGCGGCCGACCGCACCCTGTCGGCCGCCGAGGAGCGCCGACTCAGGAGCGAGCTGGGGCGGATCGTCGCCGGTCTGCACTCCGTCACCGGGCCCGGCGGATTCGGCTATCCGGCCCAGGCGCTGGGCCCGTTGGCCCCGACCTGGCGACAGGCGTTCACCGCGATGACGAACGCCGTGCTCGCCGACGCCGACACGTACAGCGCCCGCCTGCCGCGCCCGACGGACCGGATCCGCGCGCTGCTCGCCGCCGCGTCGCCCGTACTCGACGACGTCATCCGGCCCGCTCTCGTCCACTTCGACCTGTGGCAGGGAAATCTGCTCGTCGACGGGGAGCCGGGGGCCCGGACGATCGGCGGGATCATCGACGGGGAGCGGATGTTCTGGGGCGACCCGGCCGCCGACTTCGTCTCGCTCGCCCTGCTCGGGGATGTGGAGAAGGACGAGGATCTCCTCGCCGGATACGCGTCGTCGGCGGCGGACGGGGCCGTGGTGTTCGACTCGTCCCTGCGGCTGCGACTCGCGCTCTACCGCTGCTACCTCTACCTGATCATGCTGGTGGAGACCGTTCCCCGCCGCTCCCCCGCCGAGACGCGGCAGTGGGTATGGCGCGAGGTGGGGCCGCAGCTCGAATCGGCCCTGGTGGACGTCGAGTCGGCGCTGCGGACCCGGGAGTGA
- a CDS encoding GNAT family N-acetyltransferase, translating into MKIILAQPSDLPKLLAFREEAAAWLRSLGSDQWSRPYPADRLLATIEAGTVFMLRDQQTTAATITLTSEAEDGLWTDAELSEPSMFINKLTVARTHASQGIGGRLLDWAGDRAYRDGAKWLRLDAWTTNEALQRYYLRQGFEHVRTVREGGAVNGGPRVSGWLAQRLTGPTEHGFEDLTE; encoded by the coding sequence GTGAAGATCATCCTTGCTCAGCCGTCCGATCTGCCCAAGCTGCTCGCATTCCGTGAGGAGGCGGCGGCTTGGCTGCGGAGCCTTGGCTCCGACCAGTGGAGCCGCCCCTACCCGGCGGATCGGCTGCTGGCCACCATCGAAGCCGGAACCGTCTTCATGCTGCGCGATCAGCAGACGACGGCTGCAACGATCACCCTGACCTCTGAAGCGGAGGATGGGCTCTGGACGGACGCGGAACTGAGCGAACCGTCGATGTTCATCAACAAGCTCACGGTGGCACGCACGCACGCCAGCCAGGGTATCGGCGGGCGGCTCCTTGATTGGGCGGGAGACCGGGCGTACCGAGACGGAGCGAAATGGCTGCGGCTCGATGCGTGGACTACGAACGAAGCACTCCAGCGGTACTACCTCCGGCAGGGCTTCGAGCACGTGCGTACGGTCCGTGAGGGCGGCGCCGTTAACGGCGGGCCTCGCGTATCCGGGTGGCTTGCTCAGCGTCTTACCGGGCCCACGGAACACGGCTTTGAGGACCTGACGGAGTGA
- a CDS encoding GntR family transcriptional regulator, with product MNKQPKYRQVADALRREIDNGVYPPGSRLPSESDLSARFEASRNTVRSGLSLLVTQGLISSSQGLGYEVTKHEVFELNASRFENLSFPQNGDAYSTDVTNAGRRPSQTFRVELQPAPEYVAERLLVDAGATTVLRHCHRFVDDVPWSTQATHYPEWLVKQGPRLTEPGDIAEGTTRYLSSLGITQIGYFDEIATRMPTPEEARLLEIGAGVPVLLWTRTGYSDECPIRCTITTFRGDLNRMNYEIGDLSGRSENEPQ from the coding sequence ATGAACAAGCAGCCGAAGTACCGGCAGGTGGCCGACGCACTGCGCCGCGAGATCGACAACGGGGTCTATCCGCCGGGATCGCGACTGCCCTCCGAGAGCGACCTTTCAGCCCGGTTCGAGGCATCCCGAAACACCGTGCGATCAGGGCTAAGCCTGCTGGTCACTCAAGGGCTGATCTCGTCCAGCCAGGGGCTCGGCTACGAGGTGACCAAGCACGAGGTGTTCGAGCTGAACGCCTCCCGGTTCGAAAATCTGAGCTTCCCTCAGAACGGGGATGCGTACAGCACTGACGTCACGAACGCGGGGCGCCGGCCAAGCCAGACGTTCCGGGTGGAGTTGCAGCCCGCACCTGAGTACGTCGCGGAACGGCTGCTGGTCGACGCAGGAGCCACAACTGTTCTACGGCACTGCCATCGCTTCGTGGACGACGTGCCGTGGTCGACGCAGGCCACCCACTATCCCGAGTGGCTCGTGAAGCAGGGGCCGCGCCTTACGGAGCCGGGCGATATCGCGGAGGGCACGACTCGCTATCTCTCCTCGCTCGGCATTACGCAGATCGGGTACTTCGACGAGATCGCAACCCGCATGCCGACGCCGGAAGAGGCCCGGCTACTGGAGATCGGTGCAGGAGTACCTGTCCTGCTCTGGACGCGTACCGGCTACTCCGACGAATGCCCGATCCGGTGCACCATCACAACGTTCCGGGGGGATCTGAACCGGATGAACTACGAGATCGGCGACCTGTCCGGCCGAAGCGAGAACGAACCCCAGTGA
- a CDS encoding DUF6284 family protein, translating into MKTIAALQNLVTAASLDSGPSAAELDAIELEMPLIRAEVELLDAQIMTLDRTPTELDERRIRRAGRKVLAARRALANRTTMVLTGGAA; encoded by the coding sequence ATGAAGACCATCGCTGCACTTCAGAACCTTGTTACGGCCGCGTCGCTCGATAGCGGCCCGTCGGCTGCTGAGCTGGACGCGATCGAGCTGGAGATGCCGCTCATCCGGGCGGAAGTCGAGCTGCTGGACGCGCAGATCATGACGCTGGACCGCACGCCGACCGAGCTGGATGAGCGGCGTATCCGCCGGGCCGGTCGCAAGGTCCTTGCCGCCCGCCGGGCCCTGGCGAACCGCACCACCATGGTGCTGACGGGTGGCGCGGCATGA
- a CDS encoding DUF2637 domain-containing protein, whose translation MNRTGKTLLVLALVTVVAMAFRVSWNALRDVARAIGADSTAALLYPFVVDGLMALALVATLVLTDRADKRFALRVLAAYTVASLVLNYVHGLVPELHGGSVDWGRLADWNPANWALVLLATSLPVGSIYFGSDLVAKVLHHRPVDPAIAEESTETTVKRSTSDLEESTPAPVAAVDALVELPASVVVDSKPIEPVPVGAVAAESTRLRQATGRVPDAARTPRRTRSDDELLDEARSATADWAVGALTAEGIRKAVRTSPAKARVLRETLRAERSIDAPVMDEVA comes from the coding sequence ATGAACCGCACTGGCAAGACGCTGCTTGTCCTGGCTCTGGTCACTGTGGTCGCGATGGCGTTCCGGGTGTCGTGGAACGCGCTGCGGGACGTGGCCCGTGCGATCGGCGCCGACAGTACCGCCGCGCTGCTCTACCCGTTCGTCGTCGACGGCCTGATGGCGCTCGCTCTGGTCGCCACTCTGGTGCTGACCGATCGAGCCGACAAGCGGTTCGCGCTGCGGGTGCTGGCCGCGTACACGGTCGCCTCACTGGTCCTGAACTACGTCCACGGGCTCGTTCCCGAGCTGCACGGCGGGTCGGTCGACTGGGGTCGACTGGCCGACTGGAACCCCGCGAACTGGGCCCTGGTCCTGCTCGCTACGTCGCTGCCGGTCGGGTCGATCTACTTCGGGTCCGATCTGGTCGCCAAGGTTCTGCACCACCGACCGGTCGATCCCGCAATTGCGGAGGAATCGACCGAGACGACCGTAAAACGGTCTACCTCTGACCTGGAAGAGTCGACTCCCGCCCCCGTGGCGGCAGTTGACGCCCTGGTGGAGCTTCCCGCCTCGGTGGTGGTCGATTCGAAGCCGATCGAGCCGGTACCGGTCGGGGCGGTGGCGGCTGAGTCGACCCGACTGCGTCAGGCGACCGGTCGAGTGCCGGATGCGGCCCGTACGCCCCGCCGGACTCGATCGGATGACGAACTGCTCGACGAGGCCCGATCGGCAACCGCCGACTGGGCGGTCGGTGCTCTGACCGCTGAGGGCATCCGCAAGGCCGTCCGCACTTCCCCCGCCAAGGCTCGTGTGCTGCGCGAGACGCTGCGGGCTGAGCGGTCGATCGACGCGCCTGTCATGGATGAGGTCGCCTGA
- a CDS encoding RRQRL motif-containing zinc-binding protein: protein MGALPTYRWRLAPDGYATRRQLRAMGLRPGGQGVAAELQRPRRRRPPLVAYLYRVDRAKPVRPMTPGRTAALAKAMAARRTCPSCRRDAGYCIPRSLGMCVPCSDLDTESAA from the coding sequence ATGGGTGCATTGCCGACCTATCGGTGGCGGCTGGCTCCGGATGGATATGCGACTCGCCGTCAGCTTCGCGCGATGGGGCTTCGGCCGGGTGGCCAGGGCGTGGCCGCTGAACTTCAGCGGCCACGTCGTCGGCGCCCCCCGCTGGTCGCGTACCTGTACCGCGTCGACCGGGCCAAGCCCGTACGCCCCATGACACCGGGCCGCACCGCAGCACTGGCCAAGGCCATGGCCGCGCGCCGTACCTGCCCGAGCTGCCGCCGTGATGCCGGGTACTGCATCCCGCGTTCGCTCGGCATGTGCGTTCCCTGCTCCGACCTGGACACCGAGTCTGCCGCCTGA